A stretch of DNA from Yoonia sp. BS5-3:
GACACCGGGGCGGGCTGCGTGGATCGTGACGCGGCACTTTTTGTGCGGACGTTCGATGATCACGCGGCTGATGCCGGATTGGGCGCATTCTTTCTTGATGAAATCCTTGATGGACAAGTCTTCCAACAGCATGTCGCCATAGTCTTTGGTGTCAGCGTACCAGCGGCTATCCCAGGTGCGGTTCACCTGAAGACGCATACCGACGGGGTTTACTTTGTTACCCATTATGCTTGCTCCTCAACTTGGCGAACCACAATTGTGATTTCCGAAAACGGCTTGATGATCTTGCCGAACCGGCCACGGGCACGGGGACGACCGCGCTTCATGATCAGGTTCTTGCCGCAATAGGCTTCGGCGACAACCAATTCATCAACATCCAGGTTGTGATTATTTTCTGCGTTGGCGATGGCGGACTGAAGACATTTCTTCACGTCGCCAGCGATGCGTTTCTTGCTGAAGGTCAGGTCAGTCAGCGCCTGCTCAACCTTCTTGCCACGGATCATGCCCGCAACCAGGTTCAGCTTCTGCGGGGATGTCCGCAGCATGCGCAGCTTGGCCATGGCTTCATTGTCAGCCACGCGGCGAGGGTTCTTATCCTTGCTCATTTGCGCTTTGCCTTCTTATCGGCGGCATGACCATAATAGGTCCGTGTTGGGGAATATTCACCAAACTTCTGACCAATCATGTCTTCCGTGACGTTGACAGGGATGTGCTTCTTGCCGTTGTACACACCAAAGGTGAGACCAACGAACTGAGGCAGGATAGTCGAACGGCGTGACCAGATCTTGATCACTTCGTTGCGGCCGCTTTCGCGTGAAGCTTCTGCCTTTTTCAAGACATAGGCGTCGACGAACGGGCCTTTCCAGACGGAACGAGCCATAATTACCGACCCTTCTTCTTGGCGTGACGCGAACGGACGATAAGCCGCTGCGACGCTTTGTTTTTGTTACGGGTACGCTTGCCCTTGGTGTCTTTGCCCCAAGGAGTAACCGGCGTACGACCACCGGATGTGCGGCCTTCACCACCACCATGCGGGTGGTCGATCGGGTTCATCGCAACACCGCGAACGGATGGGCGGATGCCCTTGTGGCGCATGCGGCCCGCTTTACCAAAGTTCTGGTTGGAATTGTCAGGGTTCGACACAGCACCAACAGTGGCCATGCATTCCTGACGAACCAGACGCAGCTCGCCCGAAGACAGGCGGATCTGCGCGTAGCCACCGTCACGACCAACGAACTGCGCATAAGTACCAGCAGCACGGGCGATCTGGCCGCCTTTGCCGGGCTTGAGTTCGATGTTGTGAACGATTGTCCCGATGGGCATGCCGCTGAAAGGCATTGCATTACCGGGTTTGATGTCGGCCTTGGCCGAGGCAATCACCTTGTCACCAACAGCCAGACGCTGCGGGGCAATGATGTAATTCTGAGTACCGTCTTCGTACTGGATCAGCGCGATGAATGCAGTGCGGTTCGGGTCATATTCGATCCGGGCGACAACAGCGGACATGTCCAGCTTGTTCCGCTTGAAATCAATGATGCGGTAAAGACGCTTTGCGCCACCGCCTCTACGACGCGAGGTGATCCGTCCGGTATTGTTCCGGCCGCCCGATTTTGTCAAACCCTCGGTGAGGGATTTGACTGGACGATCTTTCCAAAGCTCCGAACGGTCGATCAGCACCAGCCCACGCTGGCCCGGCGTCGTCGGTTTGTACGACTTGAGTGCCATGTTAGCTTCTTCCGTTTGCTTGGCGGCCACTTGCGTGGCCTATGTGGTTAAGGCCCCCGTAGGTGCCCGGTTCGTGGTGGCGTAGGGTGGGTGAAACCCACACGTCGGCCAAATCAAAACACCCCGAACGAATCCGGGGTGAAGCGATTGGCGGCTTATAGGATGGCGAGAACCCTCTGACAAGGGGTAGCGGGAGTTCAACAAAGTAGGGCCGAGGTATTTGCCGGAGACGCGCCTAGACCCTAAAATGAGCGGGCTTCAAAATACGGCCATAATAGCCCGATAGCAGAAACATTGCACATCATGCGATTAGTACCGCAAAAGGAGAAACTCATGACTACCTTAGACCAAGCCACGTTGGTTTGCAGCCATGTTCTTAAAGATGTCGCAGCAGCAGGATTCGTGTGCAATACGATCAGCGGGTGGGCAGCAGGGTGCTCCGAAGAATGCTTAGAGCGTTCCGGACCGAATTCACTCGGAATGGTCTGCCTCGGACACCTTACAAATATTCCCGACTTACCGCGATGGTTTTATGAGACACCTCCTAACTTTGCTTTTCAACATCTAAGCGGCAGATGGCACCTCGACTACTATGAAACTGACGATGAAGGTGAAGGCTTTGAACTGCCTGAGCATAGTTTGATTGGCGCCCCACATGATAGCTTGCTGCGCGCAATGCCTTGTGAAGTGTTAGTTACGGCAATCATCCTACCCGACAAAACTCTCGCGGTTCTTAATTTTGAGGAGACTGGACTTCGTAGCATCCCATTCTGGACCGCCCCCGAGCTACCTTCAGAAATGTTAGAGAAGTTAGACGGAACCGAAACGATATCGGAAATACCGCTTCAGCACATCAGGGA
This window harbors:
- the rplV gene encoding 50S ribosomal protein L22 — translated: MSKDKNPRRVADNEAMAKLRMLRTSPQKLNLVAGMIRGKKVEQALTDLTFSKKRIAGDVKKCLQSAIANAENNHNLDVDELVVAEAYCGKNLIMKRGRPRARGRFGKIIKPFSEITIVVRQVEEQA
- the rpsS gene encoding 30S ribosomal protein S19, whose translation is MARSVWKGPFVDAYVLKKAEASRESGRNEVIKIWSRRSTILPQFVGLTFGVYNGKKHIPVNVTEDMIGQKFGEYSPTRTYYGHAADKKAKRK
- the rplB gene encoding 50S ribosomal protein L2 — protein: MALKSYKPTTPGQRGLVLIDRSELWKDRPVKSLTEGLTKSGGRNNTGRITSRRRGGGAKRLYRIIDFKRNKLDMSAVVARIEYDPNRTAFIALIQYEDGTQNYIIAPQRLAVGDKVIASAKADIKPGNAMPFSGMPIGTIVHNIELKPGKGGQIARAAGTYAQFVGRDGGYAQIRLSSGELRLVRQECMATVGAVSNPDNSNQNFGKAGRMRHKGIRPSVRGVAMNPIDHPHGGGEGRTSGGRTPVTPWGKDTKGKRTRNKNKASQRLIVRSRHAKKKGR